The Onychomys torridus chromosome 4, mOncTor1.1, whole genome shotgun sequence DNA window GCAGCCACCCAGAGGAGAAGCCGGTCACCAGGGAGGAGCGCCTGGTGATGAGCAGGCCAGGGCGAGCTGATGTGTGGCTCCCTGGAGACCCACAGGACTCAGGGTCTTGGAGGGTGCTGCCATCACTTAAACTTCAGGATCTGTTTCATAGGCCAGGGTGCCTGTTAGGGACGCGGTGGCAAAGACATACAGCTGCAGGGTATACTTCAGCCTCCTAGCTGGCACCCGTGCagtcaagagaaagaaagcagttcAAGCAGAAAAGATACGGGGCAGTGGGCTAGCTGAATTTGAGCAAGAATAGTAAAGCCCATTTCCCAGGCGTTTCTGGACAGTGGGAGGATTTTTATTAGACTGGAGAGAGGACACTAAGTTTAGGCTGGGCTGTCTTGGCtgcctattctctctctctctctctctctctctctctctctctctctctctctctctctctctctctctctctctctctctctctcgggtgGGGGGTGGTGATGGTTGGTGGTAGGACTCCGAGGGCTTTCTCCTAAGGAGGGATGTCCGGCATGGCTCTTCCCAGGACAACTGACCTCCCACCTGCCAGCAGACTCCCAGCCCCAGAGCAGGGGTTCTGTCCACCTCAATGCACAGTGATTGTTTCTGAAGCCTCAGTCTGTGCAAAGGGCCTTTCTGGGCAGCCAGCCAGGGGTGGCCACTTGAGAGGCCCGCCCCTACCTTCGCCTGCACCCCCTTCTTTTGAAGCCAGGCTttcaatgtatgtgtgtggggggggggggggggtagatgcAGCTAAGTCTCTGGCCAGGGGAGTAATGGGAACAGAGTCTAGTCTGCCACCGATGCCTCGGGGCAGCTGAGTCGCCAGGCAGGGAGGGAGCGTGCTCCCCTCCTGGGGGCGCTCCCTCCGCGCGGATcggggctgggaggaggaggagcactcCCCCGGGGGCTTTCCCGCGGCCGGCAGCAGGGGAGACCAAGCCTCCGGACCCCGCGGGCGAAGGAGGGGCGCGGTCGGGGCGGGGGGCCGGGCTCCAAGGCTAGCAGCGGGGTCCGGCCGGGCGGCCGCCTGCGGCTCGGCTCGGCGCTGCGCAGCGCTCCTGCCCGGCGGGCGCTGCATTCTCCGAGTCTCCACCAGAGGCTgcgggaggaaggaagggatccGTCCCTTGCACACTTCCCCCCTAGTCAGACACGCACACTCCCTCGCTCTCTCGCTCCTCCACACACGCGCGCACTCGCCGCCGCGGCTCCCCCTCTCGCTCCCGCTCTCCCTCGGCTCCTCCAGGCGGACGCCGGAGCCGGACCTGGCCGGGATCCCGCGGATCGCTGGCGTCCCGAGGCGCGGGGACCAGGGAGCAGCCCGACCGCTCCCCGAGGTAAGAGCGCGCGGCGCCCGCGGGAGGCCAGCGGATCGCCGCCCGGGAAGGCTGCGGGCTGGGAGGGCGCACGGGCCGGGGAGAGGCGGGCGCGGCGCGGGCTCCGGGGTAACGGCCCAAGCGCGCCCATCCCGCGCCCCCTCCCCAGCGGGGCGACGGGGACTTTCCCACGTCCAAACTTTCCCCGGCGCGGAGCCCAGCCCGGCCACCTCCCGGCCCCGGAGTCGCGGTCCTTGCTCCCAGAGCTCGGGGATGCCCCGCAGGCCGGGGTGTTGGGGGGGGTTGCCGGCGCCGGGGGGTGCAGGGCCGGCGCTCCGGGAGGGGTACGAGGATGGCGAACCCAGTCTAGACACGGGCCGGGACCCCGGCGTCCCCGCCGCCCACCCCGCGCTAACCGGGCTGGGCTTGTGGGCTCGCAGCCCCTCCCGGAGCCTCGGCGATCGGCGCGGCGGGAGCGTGTGCGCCGCGCGGGTGCGTGTGCGGGTCGGGCCGCCGAGACACGCGCGGCTGCGGCCACCCTGGGGTGGGGTGAGCCGGACAGGCTATGGGGACCCTTGCGGCCCTGCCGACGTGACCCCTGCGCCCCTTGGCCGTCGGATGACGTGCGGAGATCGAGGGGCAGCTATGCCCTCTTCCTCCGCACACGACTCCGGGGACTCTGTCCCCGCCGTGGAGAAAGACCCGGCTTCACAAGCTCACGTCCAAAGCGAGCGCCACTCGGGACTGACCCTCGAGGCCCGGGGTGATGAGCCGGGAAGTGTGAACCGTGCGACCGTGAGGGCTGCGGGACCCTCGGTGGACACTATCTCTACCCATGTTGCCTTTGCCTGGGCACCTGACCTCACCACTCCCGCTGCGGCCTGGTCGGGTCCCTACCCCAGCTGGGGAGTTGCGGGAGACTACCCTGTGGGGTGCAGTGGACAGAGCGCAGACAGAAGCCGGAGTCCCCCGAGGTCTCCCCAAGCCGCAGGGGCACCCCCTGCTGGCGGCCACAGGAGCGCCGGTCGGCTGAAGCAGCCGTTAGGCTGAAGCTGCCCACACTCGCACTGCTGGGAACCCCCTGctgtctctcccactctccctggTCGCTGGCCTTGACAGAGGGTGTGCATTCCAGTCTTGCTTTACCAGGGCCGGAGTGCCCAGCCTGGCCAGTGGCTTGTTGGCTAGCTTTGACTACTGCCTCTGCTGGGTGCTGCTGGAACCGGGTGCTTGCTCCCACCCCCTTCTTTCCCTACTGTCCTGAAAGCCTATTTATTACGGGCTCTGTCCCTAGGTGTATCCCCCACGTTTGCCCACCTGTGCCCACTCTGACTCTTGTTGGAATATGGAGGATTGGTTCATCTCATCCTCAGTGTGTCCACCTTCTTTCACCcgacctgcctcagtttctctctgccAGGTCAGGAGACACCTTCCTCCCCAAGGCAGCCTCTCTACTCCAGCTTAGTGTCTTACCTTTTCCAGTGCTCCTGGCAGGCAGTCACTGTGGTCCCTTAAACACTGCTTGGGATGGGGGGTGGCAGTGTTTCATTACCAGAGCCAGTACCTCTCAGCAGGTGCTTTGCCAAGCAAGCTAGGTCTCTCTCGGCCATCATGTGGGATTCTATTTACCTGgacttccctccttcccttcttaaAGTATCAGAAGCAGGCTCGGGGTCACAGAGCAAGCACTACCAAGAGGCAGAATGGGGACCCAGGTACCCCGATATCCAGGACTCATCAATTATATGTTGGGTGAGTCTGAGGGAAAAAGAGATCAGTTTCTCGTCCTCAGGCTGTGGGCAAAGCAGGAAGACACTCGCTTCCATACAGCGTGAGGTGTTTAAGGTAGATAGATACCTGGGTTCCTAGAGGAAGAAAGCTGTTAAATGACTTGGACAGAGAAACATTGGCAAACTGTTGTgatcctgggtgtgtgtgtgtgtgtgtgtgtgtaaggtggcTATGGTCTTGGTTGCTTCCCCGACAGTCTACAATTTGCACAGAGGTGGGACCTCAGCCTCTACCCCCTGGGTTCTTTGTGACCCTCATTTGCCAGGTTCTGGGGCTCCCTGTGAGGGACTGGCTAGATCTGGGACAGGGACCTTCAACACAGCAAAGTTTGGAACAGTTTATTTACCACACCAAATAGAGGAGTTGGCCAATTAAATTTCCTCTTTTGTCTGAGttttctccccctttcttccaTCAGGAAAATCCATTGGAAATGCagcctcaggtgtgtgtgtggtgtggggaggAAAATCCCTGTTTATGTAACTGAACCCATGCTGGGTGGCCTGGGAGGGGGTAGGAGCTATTAACAGAGGAAAAGGACCCTGAAGAGAGGCTAGGCTGAGACCCCCAGTTAGGACTGTACCCTCCCTCCCTAGTGAGTCAGGACAGGCAGCATCAGTCCCACTTGGCTGGGAGGGGACCAGGACCTCAGTCCAGGATCAGGAACCAACGCCTTATTTCCAtaatcccccccacacacacaagggggGGGGTCCTCTCCGCTAGCTTTGGCTCCTCAGAGCACCCTTGAGATGGAACGCTTGCTGGGAGGCCTCTGCTTCCTACAGCTGCGGGTTTTGATTCTGGTGTCTCTAAAGACACCCCAGATACTCGTCATCCCCAcccactctgcctcctgcccTAGTCAGGACAGGCTCTGATCTTCACGTTGTCATCAGACTTTGTCTCCCGGGGAGCGGGCGACGACAAACAGGGAAGTTACATTTGCACAATGGTTCCAGTCCATGTGTATGGGAGGGAGACTGGATACTGGGAGGCAGGGGTATGGAACAGGGAGGCTGGAAGTGTAGCTGTCTCGTGCGGTTGGGCAGGTTGTTGACTGTCTCGAGGACACTCGGttcaggaggagaggagggtctGAAATCTATTTTAAGCTCCACTCAACAAGTAAGGCACCCTAAAGGCAACTGCATCTGCCTGGAGAAGGCACGCTCTTCTCTAATTTGCAAAAGGGCTTCCCAGGCGATGATGCTCTTGGGGCCCGGGCCTAGGTCTCTGCTTCATCCTCGGAAGCTCCTGCTTAATTACTGCCAAGGATCCGCACAGTACCTACTTAGATGGGGTCTCTTACAGGGGACTGACTATACCTTCCTAAATCTGTGAGTCTGGGTCTGAGCACAGAAGGTTCCAGAGCCTGGAAGTGCTCTTTTCCTCCAGGCCCTGCCTTTACCTGCTGTCACTTTGAGGGCACTTCAGAGCCGCCAGTCTGCTGTTTGGCTCTGTTGCTGCAACCTGATCTGTGACTTGTGGGCTGTGTGGCTCTGAACAAGTTATTTCACTTCTATGTTGggttgtgtgggggggggggggggggggggaatgcacAAACCAGTTCCCTTAGCACTGCTCTGGGTGCTCAGGATGCCCATAAACAAATCATCATTATGGTAATAATCCTCTGTTGATAATCCTGAAGGCAATGGCTTCTCCCTGCTTTGGCACAATTGCTTGGCTACCTGGGGACTAGAATAAGGCTCCCTCTGACCTCAGGCTCCTCCTAATCTTCTGGAGTATTGGAAATTGGCTGGCTAAGCAGCCAGGGGCAAAGGAAGATTCTAGATTTTCACATATTCATTTTGTCCTAGTTTCTGCCTTCCCTCCCTTGGCCCACTCCATGATTCCCACTCTGACTGGGGCATCCTGGCTTTGAACAGTCTACACTGTGGTGGCAACCTCCTTGCCAGCCTCCAGGCCTCCAGTCTGCTCCTACCTCAGTCCTTGCTGCAGTCAGAGCGATCTGTTCTCCAGCACAGGTGGGATCGCGTCACTTGCTTGATTAAAACCCCTCCATGGCTCCCCATCGCCTACTGAATTAAGTCCAGACTCTGCACAGTGACATTCAAGGTCCTTGTAATCCGTCTGCATCCTCCTTTATCTCCCACTGTGCCTCCAACCCGACAGTCCTGCACAAGGCCAGATCTGTCCTTCCTCAGAACGCCCTGTCCAAAGAGTTTCTGAAGCCCCCATGACCCAACCCAAGTAGCATCATTTCCCTGTGTCCACTCATACACCTGTCTGTGcagccatccatccattcataatTCAGTGGGAGAAAAAATCCATGTAAACATGTGTCTGCTAAGCATGTATATGTGCTAGGCATTGTGTTGAGTGTGGGAGACACTGCTGTTAGTCTGAGCCAGCAGGAGGCCAGTGGTCCAGGGTGCCCAACAGACAATTAAGCAATTCCCATCACCATGGTTAGAGCTATGGATGAGCAGCAGAAACTCAGAAAGAGTGAGGCATAAACAGGACCCTGCAGGATTGAATGATGGTCCTCCGAGGAGTGGAATGAGGGGAACActggagaggaaggcaggctCCAGGCTCAGGGTTGTGGAGGTCCCCcgagaggagggagaacagggggtGGGAAGCGGCAAGCCCAGATGCCTGAAGTGAACGCCTGCAGGGTGGTGCCTGGGAGCGGGGATCACAGAGAAGCCACCTATGGGGCTGCAGAAGCGgtcctgtggggctggagagccaCAGGAGGCAGGAAAGTAATGGGATGGCGTCTTTGAGCAGTGGGGACCCTGAGGGTTTTCAGCAAGGGAAGCACCTAGTGTCATTTGCCTGGAGAAGCCTCAGCCCCAGATGGGGGGACAGTGGATAGATTGGGAAGCCAGGGCCAGGGTTGCCATTGCTGGCCCTGCTCTGAGGGCTCCACACAGGACCTGAGAGGGCTGGATGAATGCAGAGGGTGTAGGGATGCCCATGTCTGGCTCCTGGGGCTGTCGGGCCATGGAGGTAAGAAATATGAGGCAAGGGCTACAGAAGTGGCAGGGATCAGCTAGGGACAGATGCATGTGAGAAGCTGGTGGGACCTGCAGCTGGGGACACCCAGAGGACAGTGCTAAAAAGTCTGGAAGCATGTCTGTGAGGTCCCGAGAATGAAGGGGTTTGCTTCATGGCTAGTCTGAAGCATGAAGAGGTCTTGTGCGGCTCTTAATTCTCAGGACTAGGTGCTGCCTGGGGAGCCCTGTGGGACCACCAGGAGACCTCCTCCCTGTCTCAAACCCTAGAAGCAGGGCTTAGATTTTCACACCGGCTGCCTCATTGCTGTTCTCAGCACGTCATGTTTCTCAGCCAGGGCCACTTTTGGTTCCCAAAGGACTCAGGTGATGTCTAGAAATGCCTCTGGGTCAAAGGCCATTGCTGGCACCCAGTGGGTGAAGGCTGACACTGCCAAACCACCTACCACCCACAGGATGACCCCACCCCTGGCCACCCCGCCACCACTGCTGCGCTGCCACCACCGAGAACTCTGCAGTACAAAGAGCATCGCAGAGGCTGGGGGCCAGAGGCTGGGGGCCCAGCCCTGGGGGGACTCTGTGGGGGCCCAGCCCTGGGGGGACTCTGTGGGGGCCCAGCCCTGGGGGGACTCTGTGGGGGCCCAGCCCTGGGGAcatttccctctgcctcctgggtgtggAGCTTGGCATGTGGCACACAGCCAGCACTGCCTTTGCTGCATCGAGTGTGGGCTTGGGGAGGGGCTTATAGCCACACAGTGTGGGAGCCAGCATACCTATGGCTCCTCCATAGGCAGACAGCCACAGCTCTGAGACCAAGAGCCGCTGCCCAGTGTGTAGTTCACCAGCCCCCGATCCTGGTCTTCTTCATTCCTATCATTTGTTTTTCACTAAAACACGTAGACTTTGTCGTTCTTTTAAAtatcattgttgttattattattattattagtgtgtgtgtgtgtgtgtgtgtgtgtgtgtgtgtgtgtgtgtgtgtatgatgtgccGTCTACATGGTGGgcacatgtgccatagcatgcttgtagagggcagaggacaactttgtggaatcaattctctccttctatctttacgctggttctggggattgaactcaggtcagcaggcttgagaggcaagtgcctttatttgctgagccatctttctggccttgGGTTCTTTGGTTGGTTCTGTccgtctgttttgagacagtctcatgtgcCTCTGATTTCAATTTCACTTTGtagttgaggatggccttgaacttctaatcctcctgagtgctgggatcacaatatgagttaccatgcctggagTCCTGCTATTGTGAGCATGAGTCATCGTGACTGGTTTATGCAGTattggggatcgaactcagggcttcagggatgctaggcaagcactctgctaactGAAGTATTCatgtcagtgtttctcaaccaggGCCACTTTTGGTCCCCAAAGGACATTGGATGACATCTAGAAATGTCTCTGAGTCAAAGACCATTTGTagatgttaatttttttccaaatacatGAGTTGCAAGTAAACAAAATGAGAAACACAATAACTTGCTGAGTAAGAACACTGACTCTGGAGCCCAAGAGAGCTGAGCTTACAGCTAaggcccaccacccagcatcttacctctgtttcctcatccagGAAATCCCTTCAGTTAACCTGCCTCTTTCAAGGATGGGAGGAGGTATAGACACAGGGCAGAGCATGTGGCTTAGCTCCTGGGAAGAGTTTATTCATGTGGGTGTAAGTGTATACAAATGCAGCTGTGTGCCTTTTTAtccatgaaaacatttttaattagcCATGATCCCACTACCCCTTGGTCACCATTTTGATGCGTGTTCTTGTTGACatagattgaaaataaaaataaacagcatcATGCTTTGCACATGTGCCTCTGTAGCCTGCCTTGTTGCTGGGTAGTGTACTGTGAGTATCTCGCCATTTCAATGAATAGCCATCCACATCACCATTTTTTAATAGAAGCCCAGCCTGCCATTGTGTAGCTGTCCATAATTCACTCGGCCAGCCCCCGCGGTTGGACACTTGGGTTGCTCCCAACCtttagctattacaaacaattccGCTGTGAGCATCCTTGTACACACATCTTCACGCTCGTGTCCAGTGATTTCCTTGGGGACTGCTTGGACATTTTTGGCAGGAGGTACATGGCACTGACCTGATTCCTTAAGTAGAAGCCTTTAGACCCAGCAAGGCTGGAGGCCTCTGGGAAATGAGGAGGGTGCCAGTATCGGGGAACCACTGGGACTCTGGAAAGGCAGGTTGTGATGTTAAGACGTGGCCAGCTCAGTGAGTGGTGACCACAAAGGCCACACTCCTCCTTTGTTGTCACTGGAGAATGGGGGACCAGGGTTGGGAGGTAGAGTGTGTGTTTGATAGGCAGAGTGGCGGACACCAGGCAGACGGGGACATGAGGTGGACAGGCTGAGGCAGGTTGATGGAtaggtagcagaggcaggtggatccagGTCAGCAGGCAGACAAGATGATGGACAGGTGACAAGCTGAGCAGATTCAGGTGTCCAGAGAGAGGACTGTGGCTTCAGGGTGGGGCCAGCAGAGATCATGAGCTGATGTACAATAGAGATTCAAGAAGATGAGGGAgatgcagcctgggctacacaagcaGCTATGTGTGGGTTTATGCACTTGGAGTGGAAAGACCTTGGGGAGCAATCagcaactcactgtgtagagggGGACCCCAAAAAGGAGGCTGCAGTGCCCTCTTTGGTCTGATTTTAAGTCTGTTTATTCACAAGCCCCTCTTCCAAATGAGCTTGAGGGAAGcagggatgtgactcagttggtagagtgcccagcatgtgtgaatccctaggtttgatccctagctcCAGATAAAATTTGAGAtggtagtgtacacctgtaattccagcactacagagttagaggcaggaggatcagaagttcaaggtcatccttggctacatagcgagttcaaagccagcctggactacatggtgagaccttgtctcagagcaaaaaataaacaaaggggaCTCGGGGAGGAAGAGCCTCTTGTACTCCAGGACACTGTGTAATCAATCACAAGGTCCTGCTGAGGGCATGGGAGCCAGACTGCCAATTACCAGCCGAGGGACCTGAGACATGTCACTAGCCTTTGGGCTTGTGTCCTGACCTCTGAGATTTGTGGGGAGGATTGGAACAGTCACTCATGGGGAAGGTTCTAGAAGCCTTGAACACTGATACTGTGCTACTTGCacccttttacacacacacacacacacacacacacacacacacacaccacagtagaTGTGCCATAAGCACATCTCAACAAGTGGCTCACTGGACACTGATTGTGGGGGATCGTGTATTGAGTCCTGGCACTGCTGTGGTTGGAGAGGCTTTCAGGAGGGAGAGCTAAGTGAAGTGGCTTGGTGATGTCTGGTTGAGAGCTAGTGGCCAAGCTGGCCAGAGCACAGAGGAcataaaggagaggagagagtgaggaGCGGGAAGGAAGGTTCCTCAGCAATGTGGCGCGCCAGACtgaggaagggaggagacagggaggtgCTTCAGGGGCCGGCTGGATTTGGGGAGGAACTTAAAGGAAAGAGGACACAGAGAACAGGGCACCAGAATCACCCAGAAGACAGTGAGGGAGGATTGAGTGAGGTGAGGAACAGGGACCCAGGGAAAAGCTCCAGGTGGTCACTGGGACCCGCTTAGCTACAGgagatgctgtggagaaaggagagaaaccgAACAATATGGTAAGCCTgggtatcgtgtgtgtgtgtgtgtgtgtgtgtgtgtgtgtgtgtgtgtgtgtgtgtgtgtaagagaactAGGGCTCATTAATCAAATCAGAAGAGTCTATGCTTGAGAGACTCCCAGAAAAGCTGAGATTTTGCTGACATTTTTCAGTCACCCAGCACCCCACCTAATGCCATCCATCCTTTGGTCATTTTCCAACCCATCACCCGCCCACACACCTGCATTCAAACGCTGAGCTGCCCATTGCccacctgctgcctctgcccacctAACCCACTGCTGTGCACCCACCCACTGCTATGCACCCACTCACTTACTGTGTACCCACACtcaccatccacccacccactgctGTCCACCCACACtcaccatccacccacccacaccccactGCATTGCTTTACATCTTCTCACAGTCTGCTGCCTCCCATCAGTGAATACACCGACTTACACATCCATTTCTTATAAGCCTACTATGTGCCCGGCTCGGCTGAAAACTTGACACAACCGCTTGGAGATACCTGTTGATAAAGACAGAGATTAGAAAAGACAGTGAAAGACAGTGGACCCCTTAACCTGGAGGTTTTCATGTCCTCATAGCTGTGAAGGGCTCTATGGACTGTGGCCCACCAGAGATGAGCTGTGTTCCCAAAGTGCTAGCTGCTAATACTACacaaatgtttgttttccttgGATTCTGTGAGGGTGTGTAGACACACGTACACTCTTACATACACATCTGCCtaagctggcagtgtctcttcgaTGCCATAGCTGGTATCTATCTCACCCCACATCTGATACCTCCTCCGACTGGGGCTCTATTAGCCCCAATTATAGGCACAAAGTAGGTGCTTCATAATGGCATCTGGATGAAGAGACCCACTGGGCTCAGCTGTTTGAGAAAGGAGGAACAGTTCCTAGGACAGGACAGAGGAAACTGGCTGCATTTGAAGCTGGAGGGAGTCAGGCTAGCTAGAGGGGGGGCTGCCACATTGATCACCACACTGTCTACCTGCGTTTGTCTGTAAGGGGTCCTCAAAACTGTAGGAGTGGTTGAGCAAAGAGGAGAACAGACTGGGATGTTTATGGGGGGCAGTGGAGCACTCTGGAGGTGACCTCGGGGAAAGGTGTGTGGGGGTGATGGAGCTGCAGGATGGGGGTGCCTGTAGAGCAAGAAGATAAGTCTGTGGTGAAGTGAAGGTGGGTTAAAGTGGGTACCTGGTATCAGGACAGGAGCAGCAGGCTGCAATGACTCTCAGAAGAACCCCAGAACAAGGGCTACCCTCAGCCCCATGCCTCCACAGCCAACGTTTGTCCCCAAGGAATCCCTCATTCGTGAGAGACCTCACCTCCATCCTGCAGAGCCTGTGTCCCTTCCTGTCCCTTCATAAGCCCTGTTCTCACAAACCTCAGCCTCCAACTGAGTCTCTGGCAGAGCTCCCACTGGCTCCTGGAGAAAGCTGTCTTTCGGATATAGGCCTTTCTCCTCACTGTCCAGAGCAGGATCTAGGCTGTACTTCACAAGTGTGCCAGCCCCTTCCAAGCCCCAGATCCTGTCACCAAGCCCCTGTTACCATGGGCCCTGGATCATGGTGTTAGCCCCCTGGCCCTAATAAGCATCTGGCTACTTTGCTTAGCTGGTTCTGATGTTCCCTTCCTGCTGTGAGCCCACATTCCCAACAGGgaattcctacacacacacacacacacacacacacacacacacacacacactctcatccCTTGTAAGTTCTCATAATCCATCCTCTCCACAGACTCATCCCTGAGCTCAGCCCTGGCCCCTTCTAGAGCCTGGTGGCACTCTCTCTCCATAAATGGTAGTACTTGATGTCCTCAATGTGTGACAGCCAGCCGGTGGAGGTGCCAGCTCCACCACCACTccagggtctctgcatccactctgCAGGCCTTGggaaaaaagccctggacctgggCCCGTGGTGAGTCCCTTGCGCCACCTGCCCACTGCCTCATGGCTTTGGGAACAGGAACTTGCAGGCTAGAAAGCAGGCTGGGTTGATGGCAGGTACCAGCCGGGCTGGCAGCTCCACTGGGCTTGGCTCACAGGCTGGAGAATCCTGGACTTGCTGTTTCGGGGTTAGGAAAACAGTCAcaaattagagaaaatgtttgGGGAAATTGCTCTGCTGTGCAGGAGGGAGGCCattgagggagaggggaagggagggaaggcagggaggggagagggagggggagcacgggagagagggagcacagaaaagagaacaggaggaaggataggAGTGATGACTATCTGTCAGCTCGAGACCCTTCGCTTGACACTCAAGGCCCCATTTTGTCTCCTGACATAgttcttcacctgctgagccagacACACTTGCCCCAGCTAGCGTAGCACCAAGGTTGCCTTCTGTCTACTGAACCCCTCCAGCTACTCCATCGGAGTGTCCTTTCTATCCTCTGTGTCCTGGTGGTACCCGGATCATCTCTCTTGACAGGCAACGTATGGACTGGCTGACACTTGGCAAATCTCTTCGactccctgggcctcagttcccTTGTCTTTACGACGGCCTTGCTGGCATTCCCATAGGTGAACGAGGTGACGCGTCCATGGCGTCCACCTCTCACACAGGCACTGGGCACCACCTTAATGAGGATGCCACTGCAAGGCTTCCAGCCTTCCAGAAGAGCAGAGTCCTTGGCAGCAGTTATCTCTGAAACATCACAGCTCCCCCGCGGAGGCCCGCTGTGTTCTTGTCTGTCCAGGTCTCCCCTGCTGAGCAACCGTAGAGAGAGGTGTGTGAGTTTCAAGGCAAGAGCTAGTGGGAGGTGTCCTCAGAGAGGAAGGTGAAGCCGGTAGATTCTGTCTCGTAAATCATCCCGCCATCAGACCCGCCCCACACCAGGCCTGTTTTCTGTCTGGAGGAATTAGAACAGCCAAGAGCAGGAGTTCTGGAGTAGCCTGGtcctcctgactgccaggatctGCACAAGTCATATGtctacctcag harbors:
- the LOC118581912 gene encoding immunity-related GTPase family Q protein-like — protein: MENARTLHLGKLRPSDRSTGVEILPSKIRRVPLIHGHSSSRFLVLAACPQQSATDASGQLSRQAGRERAPLLGALPPRGSGLGGGGALPRGLSRGRQQGRPSLRTPRAKEGRGRGGGPGSKASSGVRPGGRLRLGSALRSAPARRALHSPSLHQRLREEGRDPSLAHFPPSQTRTLPRSLAPPHTRALAAAAPPLAPALPRLLQADAGAGPGRDPADRWRPEARGPGSSPTAPRGSQWIWMTFSPRRTSRSFCPH